One genomic segment of Candidatus Eisenbacteria bacterium includes these proteins:
- the speA gene encoding biosynthetic arginine decarboxylase, whose translation MESAIRRALELYGVENWGHGYFSITRTGHLAVQPVPGGPEIDLWEIVQEARGRKINPPFLVRFPQILETEVQRLHRAFDAAKTKFAYDAPYQPVYPLKVSPQRVVVEQILKSGRDLGLGIESGSKGELHLVLGMDLPPGTLVVCNGFKDASYLRMAVLAARAGLRVAIVVEQIRELEILNALGDDRGLLELGLRGRLYSRGSGKWESTGGDAGKFGLTTPDLVYALDLIRDMGMTERLRMLHFHIGSQIPDIRKIKKAVKEAARVYTKVRKMGFPVTLLNVGGGLGVDYDGSGSSADSSVNYSLEEYANDVVYNTREVCDHEKVPYPALISESGRAMTAYHALLLFNVHAREAAPTPPPETGAEEHPLMAELEETLRVINPKNYREYYHDALQEREELQSLFDLGYLSLKARARAESVFRDVCRKALAYARDAGEVTGEFSQLQRVFRRGYIANFSVFRSAPDAWAIGQLYPVLPIHRLDETPVEIGILLDMTCDSDGKMDHFVAPKNVKEGLELHPTDSGEPYILAIALLGAYQDVLGNVHNLFGKPAEILVRAESSGRFQIDPVKPADPIDWIAGVAGWDPEEIRERFQKRLEEAGKTGAAGDKNASRWISEFMELRRRPPYLDL comes from the coding sequence TTGGAATCGGCCATCCGCCGTGCGCTCGAGCTGTACGGAGTCGAAAACTGGGGCCACGGATATTTCAGCATAACCCGGACCGGCCACCTTGCTGTCCAGCCGGTCCCCGGCGGGCCGGAGATCGATCTGTGGGAGATTGTACAAGAAGCCCGCGGCCGCAAGATAAACCCGCCTTTCCTCGTCCGCTTTCCACAGATTTTGGAGACAGAGGTTCAACGGCTGCACAGAGCTTTTGACGCGGCAAAAACAAAGTTTGCATATGACGCCCCGTACCAACCGGTCTACCCGCTTAAAGTCAGTCCGCAACGCGTCGTCGTCGAGCAGATCTTGAAATCAGGCCGTGATTTGGGTCTCGGGATCGAGTCGGGAAGCAAAGGGGAGCTTCATCTGGTTCTGGGGATGGACCTCCCGCCGGGCACACTGGTTGTTTGCAATGGTTTTAAAGACGCCTCGTATCTCCGGATGGCTGTTCTGGCCGCCCGCGCCGGGCTGCGTGTTGCGATCGTGGTGGAACAGATCCGGGAACTGGAAATCTTAAACGCCCTCGGTGACGATCGCGGACTTCTGGAATTGGGCCTCCGCGGACGGCTTTACAGCCGCGGCAGCGGCAAGTGGGAGTCGACCGGCGGCGATGCAGGCAAATTCGGGCTCACCACACCCGATCTCGTCTACGCCCTTGATCTGATCCGCGACATGGGAATGACGGAGCGTCTTCGGATGCTCCACTTTCATATCGGCAGCCAGATACCCGATATCCGCAAGATTAAGAAGGCGGTGAAGGAAGCGGCCCGCGTTTATACAAAAGTCCGGAAAATGGGTTTTCCGGTCACCCTTCTTAATGTCGGCGGCGGCCTCGGTGTCGATTACGATGGATCGGGAAGCTCGGCCGATTCGAGTGTTAATTACTCCCTTGAAGAATACGCCAACGACGTCGTCTACAACACACGTGAGGTTTGCGATCACGAAAAGGTTCCCTATCCGGCTTTGATTTCAGAGAGCGGCCGGGCGATGACCGCCTACCACGCGCTGCTCCTTTTCAATGTACATGCCCGGGAAGCCGCACCCACTCCACCCCCCGAGACCGGCGCGGAAGAACATCCCCTCATGGCCGAACTGGAGGAAACCCTCCGCGTTATCAATCCCAAAAATTACAGGGAGTATTATCACGACGCTTTGCAGGAGCGGGAGGAATTGCAATCTCTCTTTGATCTCGGTTATCTCAGCCTCAAGGCCCGCGCCCGCGCCGAGTCGGTTTTTCGGGATGTCTGCCGGAAGGCTCTCGCCTATGCCCGTGACGCGGGTGAGGTGACGGGCGAGTTCTCCCAATTACAGCGGGTTTTTCGCCGGGGCTATATCGCCAACTTCAGTGTCTTCCGCTCAGCACCCGACGCCTGGGCGATCGGGCAACTCTACCCCGTCCTTCCGATCCACCGCCTTGATGAGACCCCTGTGGAGATCGGGATCCTCCTCGACATGACCTGTGATAGTGACGGCAAGATGGATCACTTCGTCGCTCCTAAGAATGTTAAAGAAGGATTGGAGCTTCACCCGACCGATTCCGGAGAGCCTTATATCCTGGCCATCGCCCTGCTGGGCGCCTATCAGGATGTCCTGGGAAATGTCCACAACCTCTTCGGCAAACCGGCCGAAATCCTCGTGAGGGCAGAGTCCTCCGGGCGCTTTCAAATCGATCCCGTCAAACCCGCCGATCCGATCGATTGGATCGCCGGTGTCGCCGGCTGGGATCCCGAAGAGATCCGGGAAAGATTCCAAAAGCGGCTCGAGGAGGCCGGGAAGACGGGCGCAGC